One Roseomonas sp. OT10 DNA window includes the following coding sequences:
- a CDS encoding NAD(P)/FAD-dependent oxidoreductase: protein MSEGPGEVAVIGAGIVGLAVAYHLHAAGHRVRLIERGGIAEGASRGNAGAFAFTDILPLASPGIMRKAPRWLLDPLGPLSVPPAHAPAIAPWLWRFWRASRPDRYAAAALAQAGLMRVAAEAMREMVAGAGLGGRVRDDGNLELFESEAEWRASLPGWAAREAEGIRFAHLRGAELAASQPGLSPRFVVGSFTPDWQTVDDPYLFARSLADHLLAQGVALTRAEVRRLAPEGEGVRLELAGGGTLRAARAVVAGGAWSRPLAAALGDRIPLETERGYNTTLPPGAFDLRRQLTFGGHGFVATPLATGIRIGGAVELGGLKRPPNFARSDAMLRKAAAFLPGLRTEGGTRWMGFRPSLPDSLPVIGPSRATPRVVYAFGHGHLGLTQSAGTGRLVAELIGGAPPSLPLEPFRPDRF, encoded by the coding sequence GTGAGCGAGGGCCCGGGGGAGGTCGCCGTGATCGGCGCCGGCATCGTCGGCCTGGCCGTCGCCTACCACCTCCACGCCGCCGGCCACCGGGTCCGGCTGATCGAGCGGGGCGGCATCGCCGAGGGCGCCAGCCGCGGCAATGCCGGCGCCTTCGCCTTCACCGACATCCTGCCGCTCGCCTCGCCCGGAATCATGCGCAAGGCGCCGCGCTGGCTGCTGGACCCGCTCGGCCCGCTCTCCGTGCCGCCGGCCCATGCGCCGGCCATCGCGCCCTGGCTGTGGCGCTTCTGGCGCGCCAGCCGGCCCGACCGCTACGCCGCGGCCGCGCTGGCCCAGGCGGGGCTGATGCGGGTCGCCGCGGAGGCGATGCGGGAGATGGTGGCCGGGGCCGGCCTGGGGGGACGGGTCCGCGACGACGGCAACCTGGAGCTGTTCGAGTCCGAGGCGGAGTGGCGCGCCTCCCTGCCCGGCTGGGCGGCGCGCGAGGCCGAGGGCATCCGCTTCGCGCATCTGCGCGGCGCGGAGCTGGCCGCGTCGCAGCCGGGCCTGTCGCCGCGCTTCGTGGTGGGCAGCTTCACGCCCGACTGGCAGACGGTGGACGATCCCTACCTCTTCGCCCGCTCCCTGGCCGACCACCTGCTGGCACAGGGCGTCGCGCTGACCCGCGCCGAGGTGCGACGCCTGGCCCCGGAGGGGGAGGGGGTGCGGCTGGAACTGGCGGGCGGCGGGACCCTGCGGGCGGCGCGGGCGGTGGTCGCGGGCGGCGCCTGGTCTCGCCCGCTGGCCGCCGCCCTGGGCGATCGCATCCCGCTGGAGACGGAGCGCGGCTACAACACCACCCTGCCGCCCGGTGCCTTCGACCTGCGCCGGCAGCTCACCTTCGGCGGGCACGGCTTCGTGGCGACGCCGCTCGCCACGGGCATCCGCATCGGCGGTGCGGTGGAGCTGGGCGGGCTGAAGCGGCCGCCGAACTTCGCCCGCTCGGATGCCATGCTGCGCAAGGCGGCGGCTTTCCTCCCGGGGCTGCGGACGGAGGGCGGGACGCGGTGGATGGGGTTCCGCCCCTCGCTGCCCGACAGCCTGCCGGTGATCGGCCCTTCCCGCGCCACGCCGCGCGTGGTCTATGCCTTCGGCCATGGCCATCTCGGCCTGACCCAGAGCGCGGGCACCGGACGGCTGGTCGCCGAGCTGATCGGCGGCGCCCCGCCCAGCCTGCCGCTGGAGCCCTTCCGTCCCGACCGCTTCTGA
- a CDS encoding HlyD family secretion protein: protein MAILRKVLLAVAAVGVLAGGGYAAWRHFGREPALPSYIVATNGRIEAEQFDIASKIAGRVVEVAVEEGQMVAAGAVVARLDDSTLQAQLRAAEAQVAEAQQAIASAEAERLRAASTRQLAQTELARTQELARRGFAPTEQLDQRRSTLEVAEATVATAEAGRRRAEATLAAAQANAAQVRTLLDDTVLAAPRAGRVLYRLVRSGEVVAAGGRIATLIDPTDVSMVVFLPAAQAGQLAYGAEARLVLDPIPQYVLPATVSFVAPEAQFTPRQVETAQERGNLMFRVKLRLPESLLQAHVEQVKGGVRGLGYVRLDTAQPWPEQLQVRLP from the coding sequence ATGGCGATTCTGCGGAAAGTCCTGCTGGCGGTGGCTGCCGTCGGGGTCCTGGCAGGTGGAGGCTACGCAGCCTGGCGCCACTTCGGCCGCGAGCCTGCCCTGCCCTCCTACATCGTCGCGACCAACGGCCGCATCGAGGCGGAGCAGTTCGACATCGCCAGCAAGATCGCCGGGCGCGTCGTGGAGGTGGCGGTCGAGGAAGGCCAGATGGTCGCGGCCGGGGCGGTGGTGGCCCGGCTGGACGATTCGACCCTCCAGGCCCAGCTCCGCGCCGCCGAGGCCCAGGTGGCCGAGGCGCAGCAGGCCATCGCCTCGGCCGAGGCGGAGCGGCTGCGCGCCGCCAGCACCCGGCAGCTCGCCCAGACGGAGCTGGCGCGTACCCAGGAGCTGGCCCGGCGGGGCTTCGCCCCCACCGAGCAGCTCGACCAGCGCCGCTCCACCCTGGAGGTCGCGGAGGCCACGGTCGCCACCGCCGAGGCCGGGCGCCGCCGCGCCGAGGCGACCCTCGCCGCCGCCCAGGCCAACGCCGCCCAGGTCCGCACCCTGCTGGACGACACGGTGCTGGCCGCGCCGCGCGCCGGGCGCGTGCTGTACCGGCTGGTCCGCAGCGGCGAGGTGGTGGCCGCGGGCGGCCGCATCGCCACGCTGATCGACCCGACCGACGTGTCGATGGTCGTCTTCCTCCCCGCCGCCCAGGCCGGGCAGCTCGCTTACGGGGCGGAGGCGCGGCTCGTGCTCGATCCCATCCCGCAATACGTGCTGCCGGCGACCGTCAGCTTCGTCGCGCCCGAGGCGCAGTTCACCCCGCGCCAGGTGGAGACGGCGCAGGAGCGCGGCAACCTGATGTTCCGCGTCAAGCTGCGCCTGCCGGAATCGCTGCTCCAGGCGCATGT